A stretch of Bos indicus x Bos taurus breed Angus x Brahman F1 hybrid chromosome 17, Bos_hybrid_MaternalHap_v2.0, whole genome shotgun sequence DNA encodes these proteins:
- the PISD gene encoding phosphatidylserine decarboxylase proenzyme, mitochondrial isoform X4: MCQSEARRGPELRAAKWLHFPQLALRRRLGQLSCMSKPALKLRSWPLTVLYYLLPLGALRPLSRVGWRPVSRVALYKSVPTRLLSRAWGRLNQVELPHWLRRPVYSLYIWTFGVNMKEAAVEDLHHYRNLSEFFRRKLKPQARPVCGLHSVISPSDGKILNFGQVKNCEVEQVKGVTYSLESFLGPRTPSEDLPFPPATPHSSFRSQLVTREGNELYHCVIYLAPGDYHCFHSPTDWTVSHRRHFPGSLMSVNPGMARWIKELFCHNERVVLTGDWKHGFFSLTAVGATNVGSIRIYFDRDLHTNSPRYSKGSYNDFSFVTHANKEGIPMRKGEHLGEFNLGSTIVLIFEAPKDFNFRLQAGQKIRFGEALGSL; encoded by the exons ATGTGTCAGTCAGAGGCGCGGCGAGGACCCGAGCTCCGCGCGGCGAAATG GTTGCACTTCCCTCAGCTGGCCCTGAGGCGGAGGCTGGGACAGCTGAGCTGCATGTCCAAACCTGCCCTGAAACTGCGCTCCTGGCCCCTGAcggtcctctactatctcctgccCCTCGGCGCCCTCAGGCCCCTCAGCCGGGTGGGATGGAGGCCTGTGAGCAGG GTGGCCTTGTACAAGTCGGTGCCAACGCGCTTGCTGTCGCGGGCCTGGGGCCGCCTCAACCAAGTGGAGCTGCCGCACTGGCTGCGCAGGCCCGTCTACAGCCTGTACATCTGGACTTTCGGGGTGAACATGAAGGAGGCCGCCGTGGAAGACCTGCACCACTACCGCAACCTCAGCGAGTTCTTCCGGCGCAAGCTGAAGCCGCAGGCCCGGCCCGTGTGCGGCCTGCACAGCGTG ATCAGCCCCTCGGATGGGAAGATCCTCAACTTCGGACAGGTGAAGAACTGTGAGGTGGAGCAGGTGAAGGGGGTCACCTACTCACTGGAGTCGTTCCTGGGCCCCCGCACGCCCTCAGAGGACCTGCCCTTCCCCCCAG CCACGCCCCACAGCTCCTTCAGGAGCCAGCTGGTCACGCGCGAAGGGAACGAGCTCTACCACTGCGTCATCTACCTGGCCCCCGGGGACTACCACTGCTTCCACTCCCCTACTGACTGGACCGTCTCCCACAGGCGCCACTTCCCAG GCTCCCTGATGTCCGTGAACCCTGGCATGGCCCGCTGGATCAAGGAGCTCTTCTGCCACAATGAGCGGGTGGTCCTGACTGGGGACTGGAAACACGGCTTCTTCTCACTGACGGCCGTGGGGGCCACCAACGTGGGCTCCATCCGCATCTACTTCGACCGG gACCTGCACACGAACAGCCCGCGGTACAGCAAAGGCTCCTACAATGACTTCAGCTTTGTGACGCACGCCAACAAGGAGGGCATCCCCATGCGCAAGGGCGAGCACCTGGGCGAGTTCAACCTGGGCTCCACCATCGTGCTCATCTTCGAGGCCCCCAAGGACTTCAACTTCAGACTGCAGGCAGGACAGAAGATCCGATTTGGGGAGGCTTTGGGCTCCCTCTGA
- the PISD gene encoding phosphatidylserine decarboxylase proenzyme, mitochondrial isoform X1, producing the protein MVRCPRPRPNPAAPRRDLRKVRVHVQRLRGGGGGGGRGLGDQLPRLEGPTPGGLSRRARFRLHFPQLALRRRLGQLSCMSKPALKLRSWPLTVLYYLLPLGALRPLSRVGWRPVSRVALYKSVPTRLLSRAWGRLNQVELPHWLRRPVYSLYIWTFGVNMKEAAVEDLHHYRNLSEFFRRKLKPQARPVCGLHSVISPSDGKILNFGQVKNCEVEQVKGVTYSLESFLGPRTPSEDLPFPPATPHSSFRSQLVTREGNELYHCVIYLAPGDYHCFHSPTDWTVSHRRHFPGSLMSVNPGMARWIKELFCHNERVVLTGDWKHGFFSLTAVGATNVGSIRIYFDRDLHTNSPRYSKGSYNDFSFVTHANKEGIPMRKGEHLGEFNLGSTIVLIFEAPKDFNFRLQAGQKIRFGEALGSL; encoded by the exons ATGGTGAGATGCCCACGGCCGCGTCCTAACCCCGCCGCACCCCGCCGCGACCTCCGGAAGGTCAGAGTTCACGTCCAGCGGCTCCGCGGTGGAGGTGGTGGCGGCGGCAGGGGGCTAGGGGACCAGCTTCCGCGGCTAGAGGGGCCCACTCCGGGGGGCCTGAGTCGGAGAGCCCGCTTCAG GTTGCACTTCCCTCAGCTGGCCCTGAGGCGGAGGCTGGGACAGCTGAGCTGCATGTCCAAACCTGCCCTGAAACTGCGCTCCTGGCCCCTGAcggtcctctactatctcctgccCCTCGGCGCCCTCAGGCCCCTCAGCCGGGTGGGATGGAGGCCTGTGAGCAGG GTGGCCTTGTACAAGTCGGTGCCAACGCGCTTGCTGTCGCGGGCCTGGGGCCGCCTCAACCAAGTGGAGCTGCCGCACTGGCTGCGCAGGCCCGTCTACAGCCTGTACATCTGGACTTTCGGGGTGAACATGAAGGAGGCCGCCGTGGAAGACCTGCACCACTACCGCAACCTCAGCGAGTTCTTCCGGCGCAAGCTGAAGCCGCAGGCCCGGCCCGTGTGCGGCCTGCACAGCGTG ATCAGCCCCTCGGATGGGAAGATCCTCAACTTCGGACAGGTGAAGAACTGTGAGGTGGAGCAGGTGAAGGGGGTCACCTACTCACTGGAGTCGTTCCTGGGCCCCCGCACGCCCTCAGAGGACCTGCCCTTCCCCCCAG CCACGCCCCACAGCTCCTTCAGGAGCCAGCTGGTCACGCGCGAAGGGAACGAGCTCTACCACTGCGTCATCTACCTGGCCCCCGGGGACTACCACTGCTTCCACTCCCCTACTGACTGGACCGTCTCCCACAGGCGCCACTTCCCAG GCTCCCTGATGTCCGTGAACCCTGGCATGGCCCGCTGGATCAAGGAGCTCTTCTGCCACAATGAGCGGGTGGTCCTGACTGGGGACTGGAAACACGGCTTCTTCTCACTGACGGCCGTGGGGGCCACCAACGTGGGCTCCATCCGCATCTACTTCGACCGG gACCTGCACACGAACAGCCCGCGGTACAGCAAAGGCTCCTACAATGACTTCAGCTTTGTGACGCACGCCAACAAGGAGGGCATCCCCATGCGCAAGGGCGAGCACCTGGGCGAGTTCAACCTGGGCTCCACCATCGTGCTCATCTTCGAGGCCCCCAAGGACTTCAACTTCAGACTGCAGGCAGGACAGAAGATCCGATTTGGGGAGGCTTTGGGCTCCCTCTGA
- the PISD gene encoding phosphatidylserine decarboxylase proenzyme, mitochondrial isoform X5: MSKPALKLRSWPLTVLYYLLPLGALRPLSRVGWRPVSRVALYKSVPTRLLSRAWGRLNQVELPHWLRRPVYSLYIWTFGVNMKEAAVEDLHHYRNLSEFFRRKLKPQARPVCGLHSVISPSDGKILNFGQVKNCEVEQVKGVTYSLESFLGPRTPSEDLPFPPATPHSSFRSQLVTREGNELYHCVIYLAPGDYHCFHSPTDWTVSHRRHFPGSLMSVNPGMARWIKELFCHNERVVLTGDWKHGFFSLTAVGATNVGSIRIYFDRDLHTNSPRYSKGSYNDFSFVTHANKEGIPMRKGEHLGEFNLGSTIVLIFEAPKDFNFRLQAGQKIRFGEALGSL; this comes from the exons ATGTCCAAACCTGCCCTGAAACTGCGCTCCTGGCCCCTGAcggtcctctactatctcctgccCCTCGGCGCCCTCAGGCCCCTCAGCCGGGTGGGATGGAGGCCTGTGAGCAGG GTGGCCTTGTACAAGTCGGTGCCAACGCGCTTGCTGTCGCGGGCCTGGGGCCGCCTCAACCAAGTGGAGCTGCCGCACTGGCTGCGCAGGCCCGTCTACAGCCTGTACATCTGGACTTTCGGGGTGAACATGAAGGAGGCCGCCGTGGAAGACCTGCACCACTACCGCAACCTCAGCGAGTTCTTCCGGCGCAAGCTGAAGCCGCAGGCCCGGCCCGTGTGCGGCCTGCACAGCGTG ATCAGCCCCTCGGATGGGAAGATCCTCAACTTCGGACAGGTGAAGAACTGTGAGGTGGAGCAGGTGAAGGGGGTCACCTACTCACTGGAGTCGTTCCTGGGCCCCCGCACGCCCTCAGAGGACCTGCCCTTCCCCCCAG CCACGCCCCACAGCTCCTTCAGGAGCCAGCTGGTCACGCGCGAAGGGAACGAGCTCTACCACTGCGTCATCTACCTGGCCCCCGGGGACTACCACTGCTTCCACTCCCCTACTGACTGGACCGTCTCCCACAGGCGCCACTTCCCAG GCTCCCTGATGTCCGTGAACCCTGGCATGGCCCGCTGGATCAAGGAGCTCTTCTGCCACAATGAGCGGGTGGTCCTGACTGGGGACTGGAAACACGGCTTCTTCTCACTGACGGCCGTGGGGGCCACCAACGTGGGCTCCATCCGCATCTACTTCGACCGG gACCTGCACACGAACAGCCCGCGGTACAGCAAAGGCTCCTACAATGACTTCAGCTTTGTGACGCACGCCAACAAGGAGGGCATCCCCATGCGCAAGGGCGAGCACCTGGGCGAGTTCAACCTGGGCTCCACCATCGTGCTCATCTTCGAGGCCCCCAAGGACTTCAACTTCAGACTGCAGGCAGGACAGAAGATCCGATTTGGGGAGGCTTTGGGCTCCCTCTGA